In the Mycolicibacter sp. MU0102 genome, one interval contains:
- the thrS gene encoding threonine--tRNA ligase has product MTAPAIPAPASPIRVAAGTTAAAAVRAAGLPDRGAPNAIVVVRDAEGRLRDLSWTPEVDAEVTPVAADTDDGRSVIRHSCAHVLAQAVQDLFPAAKLGIGPPITDGFYYDFDVPEAFTPEDLAKLEKRMRAIIKDGQLFSRRVYESKDAARAELAGEPYKLELVDDKSGDSDIMEVGGDELTAYDNLNPRTRERVWGDLCRGPHIPTTRFIPAFKLTRSSAAYWRGDQKNASLQRVYGTAWESQEALDSHLELIEEALRRDHRKLGVELDLFSFPDEIGSGLPVFHPKGGIIRRELEEYSRRKHIEAGYQFVNTPHITKSELYETSGHLEWYREGMYPAMHIDAEFAEDGALRKPGQDYYLKPMNCPMHHLIFRSRGRSYRELPLRLFEFGSVYRYERSGVVHGLTRVRGMTQDDAHIYCTRESMRDELTSLLRFVLDLLADYGLEDYFLELSTKDPEKYVGSDEVWEEATDTLREVAEESGLTLVPDPGGAAFYGPKISVQVKDALGRSWQMSTIQLDFNMPDRFELEYTASDGTRQRPVLIHRALFGSIERFFGVLTEHYAGAFPAWLAPVQVVGIPVADQHVAYLDDLAAQLRRHGVRVEVDASDDRMPKKIVNHTNQKVPFMLLAGDRDVEAGAVSFRFADRTQINGVPRDEAVAAIAGWIAARANTVPTAETVKAGLESGPEASEAP; this is encoded by the coding sequence ATGACCGCGCCCGCCATCCCCGCCCCGGCAAGCCCGATCCGGGTGGCTGCCGGGACAACCGCGGCCGCAGCGGTGCGCGCGGCGGGCCTACCCGACCGGGGAGCCCCGAACGCCATTGTGGTGGTGCGCGACGCCGAGGGCCGATTGCGCGATCTGAGCTGGACTCCCGAGGTCGACGCCGAGGTGACTCCGGTGGCCGCCGACACCGACGACGGCCGCAGCGTGATCCGGCACTCGTGCGCCCACGTACTGGCCCAGGCGGTGCAGGACCTGTTTCCGGCCGCCAAACTCGGTATCGGCCCGCCGATCACCGACGGCTTCTACTACGACTTCGACGTGCCCGAGGCGTTCACCCCCGAGGATCTGGCCAAGCTGGAGAAGCGGATGCGCGCCATCATCAAGGACGGGCAGCTGTTCTCTCGGCGCGTCTACGAGTCCAAGGACGCCGCTCGCGCGGAGTTGGCCGGCGAGCCCTACAAGCTCGAGCTGGTCGACGACAAATCCGGCGACAGCGACATCATGGAAGTGGGTGGCGATGAACTCACTGCCTACGACAACCTGAATCCCCGTACCCGGGAACGGGTTTGGGGCGATCTGTGCCGTGGCCCGCACATCCCGACCACCCGGTTCATCCCGGCGTTCAAGCTCACTCGGTCCTCGGCCGCCTACTGGCGCGGTGACCAGAAGAACGCCAGCCTGCAGCGCGTCTACGGCACTGCATGGGAATCGCAGGAGGCACTGGACAGCCACCTCGAACTGATCGAGGAGGCGCTGCGCCGCGATCACCGCAAGCTCGGGGTCGAGCTGGACCTGTTCAGCTTCCCCGACGAAATCGGTTCGGGGCTACCGGTTTTCCACCCCAAGGGTGGGATCATCCGCCGGGAGCTGGAGGAGTACTCGCGGCGCAAGCACATTGAGGCCGGCTACCAGTTCGTCAACACCCCGCACATCACCAAGTCCGAACTCTACGAGACCTCCGGACACCTGGAGTGGTACCGCGAGGGCATGTACCCGGCGATGCACATCGACGCGGAGTTCGCCGAGGACGGCGCGCTGCGCAAGCCGGGCCAGGACTACTACCTCAAGCCGATGAACTGCCCGATGCACCACCTGATCTTCCGGTCGCGCGGACGCTCCTACCGGGAACTTCCGTTGCGGCTCTTCGAGTTCGGCAGCGTCTATCGCTACGAGCGTTCCGGCGTGGTGCACGGGCTGACCCGGGTGCGCGGGATGACTCAGGACGACGCGCACATCTACTGCACCCGTGAAAGCATGCGTGACGAGCTGACCTCGTTGCTGCGCTTCGTGCTGGACCTACTCGCCGACTACGGCCTGGAAGACTATTTCCTGGAGCTGTCCACCAAGGACCCGGAGAAGTACGTCGGCTCCGACGAGGTGTGGGAAGAGGCGACCGACACACTGCGCGAGGTCGCCGAAGAATCAGGGCTGACCCTGGTGCCGGACCCGGGCGGTGCCGCCTTCTACGGACCGAAGATCTCGGTGCAGGTCAAGGACGCGCTCGGCCGCAGCTGGCAGATGTCGACCATCCAGCTCGACTTCAACATGCCTGACCGCTTCGAGCTGGAGTACACCGCCTCTGATGGGACCCGCCAGCGACCCGTGCTCATCCACCGGGCGCTGTTCGGTTCGATCGAGCGCTTCTTCGGTGTGCTGACGGAGCACTACGCCGGTGCCTTCCCGGCTTGGCTGGCGCCGGTCCAGGTGGTCGGCATCCCGGTCGCCGATCAGCACGTGGCCTACCTGGACGATCTCGCCGCGCAACTGCGCCGCCACGGCGTGCGGGTCGAGGTCGACGCCAGCGACGACCGGATGCCCAAGAAGATCGTCAACCACACCAACCAGAAGGTGCCGTTCATGCTGCTGGCCGGCGACCGCGATGTCGAGGCGGGCGCGGTCAGCTTCCGGTTCGCCGATCGCACTCAGATCAACGGGGTGCCGCGCGACGAGGCGGTGGCGGCCATCGCCGGCTGGATCGCCGCACGCGCCAACACCGTGCCGACCGCGGAGACGGTCAAGGCGGGCCTGGAGTCGGGCCCCGAAGCGAGTGAAGCGCCGTGA
- a CDS encoding PaaI family thioesterase → MSAPHAGGGFNPPEPTDKGGPDYGRFLENVRALQDHARAADAPAEVISRAADALEEVCALLAPFDTDEWSSPSGRRLDLPMRGNLLAVPMKLKKDDDGRLRGWAQFRRFHLGRNGAAHGGAIGLLFDSVLGTASWLLTGGPYQRTAYLHLNYRQIVPIDKELQVEAWISRTEGRKIFVETRLCDGDTVLTDGEALFVVLKPGQP, encoded by the coding sequence GTGAGTGCCCCACACGCCGGCGGCGGCTTCAACCCGCCCGAACCCACCGACAAGGGCGGGCCGGACTACGGCCGGTTCCTGGAGAACGTGCGCGCCCTGCAGGACCACGCCCGCGCCGCCGACGCCCCCGCCGAGGTGATCAGCCGCGCCGCCGACGCACTGGAGGAGGTGTGCGCGCTACTGGCCCCGTTCGACACCGACGAATGGTCCTCACCATCCGGGCGACGGCTGGACCTGCCGATGCGCGGCAACCTGCTGGCAGTGCCGATGAAGCTCAAGAAGGACGATGACGGGCGGTTGCGCGGTTGGGCCCAGTTCCGGCGATTCCACCTGGGACGCAACGGCGCGGCGCACGGCGGGGCTATCGGGCTGCTGTTCGACTCGGTGCTGGGAACCGCGTCCTGGTTGCTGACCGGGGGGCCCTATCAACGCACCGCCTACCTGCACCTCAACTACCGCCAGATCGTTCCGATCGACAAGGAGTTGCAGGTCGAGGCGTGGATCAGCCGGACCGAGGGGCGCAAGATCTTCGTCGAGACCAGACTCTGCGACGGCGACACCGTGCTGACCGACGGCGAGGCATTGTTCGTGGTGCTCAAACCCGGCCAACCATGA
- a CDS encoding DUF1990 family protein, with the protein MDLSTLRGLPFTYGEVGATARALPTGYHHLDLSAPIGKGRRRFEEAGDAVLRWGMLRGAGLGVRVHADSDIATVGAVARVRLGVLSAPCRVVYVVNEPDRRGFAYGTLAGHPESGEELFSVRYDPADETVYAQVRAFSRPATWWIKAAGPIGRLVQRTIAKRYLRAV; encoded by the coding sequence GTGGACTTGAGCACGCTGCGTGGGTTGCCGTTCACCTACGGCGAGGTAGGCGCTACCGCCAGGGCGCTGCCCACCGGGTATCACCACCTCGATCTGAGCGCGCCGATCGGTAAGGGGCGCCGGCGTTTCGAGGAGGCCGGCGACGCCGTGCTGCGCTGGGGCATGTTGCGCGGTGCTGGGCTGGGTGTGCGGGTGCACGCCGACAGCGACATCGCCACGGTGGGCGCGGTGGCGCGAGTACGGCTGGGCGTGCTGAGCGCGCCGTGCCGGGTGGTCTACGTCGTGAACGAGCCAGACCGGCGCGGCTTCGCCTACGGCACGTTGGCCGGGCATCCCGAATCCGGGGAGGAGCTGTTCTCGGTGCGCTACGACCCGGCCGATGAGACGGTGTACGCGCAGGTGCGGGCGTTCTCCCGGCCCGCCACCTGGTGGATCAAGGCAGCCGGCCCGATCGGGCGATTGGTGCAGCGCACGATCGCCAAACGCTATCTGCGGGCGGTGTGA
- a CDS encoding NAD(P)H-dependent flavin oxidoreductase has translation MPLSTPWSQRTGLRLPIVNAPMGGVAGGRLAAAVSAAGGLGMIGMGSTATAASLATELAALEAAPRFGIGLVDWVIREQPDLLDAALAARPTLLSVSFGADLSWVQRAHAAGIVAATQVYDADSARRAQDAGVDVLVARGAEGGGHGEIRLATLPLLDAVLDTVEVPVLAAGGISGPRSLAAVLAAGAAGAWLGTVFSACPEALTGEGARRTLLAAAGTDTITTRVFDVGQRLDWPARFPSRVLRNEFTGRWTGREDDLAGDREAGAELAAAIAADDQRVAPVDAGQGVGMLTESRPAAAVLDELCSGAQRLLARWS, from the coding sequence GTGCCGCTGAGCACACCCTGGTCGCAGCGGACCGGTCTGCGGTTGCCCATCGTCAATGCCCCGATGGGCGGGGTGGCCGGGGGCAGGCTGGCCGCCGCCGTCAGCGCCGCGGGCGGGCTGGGAATGATCGGGATGGGCAGCACCGCCACGGCGGCGTCGCTGGCTACCGAATTGGCCGCGCTCGAAGCCGCACCGCGGTTCGGGATCGGTCTGGTGGACTGGGTGATCCGCGAGCAGCCGGACCTGCTGGATGCCGCACTGGCTGCTCGCCCGACGCTGCTCTCGGTCAGCTTCGGCGCCGATCTGTCTTGGGTGCAGCGCGCCCACGCGGCCGGGATCGTGGCCGCCACCCAGGTCTATGACGCCGACAGTGCCCGACGTGCCCAAGACGCCGGGGTGGACGTGCTGGTGGCGCGCGGCGCTGAGGGCGGCGGCCACGGGGAGATCCGGCTGGCCACCCTGCCGCTGCTCGACGCGGTTTTGGACACCGTCGAGGTTCCGGTGCTGGCCGCGGGCGGGATCTCCGGGCCGCGCAGCCTGGCCGCCGTGTTGGCGGCCGGTGCCGCCGGGGCGTGGCTGGGCACCGTCTTCTCGGCGTGCCCCGAGGCGCTGACCGGCGAGGGCGCCCGCCGCACGTTGCTCGCCGCCGCCGGCACCGACACGATCACCACCCGGGTCTTCGACGTGGGGCAGCGGCTGGACTGGCCGGCGCGGTTCCCGTCACGAGTGCTGCGCAACGAGTTCACCGGCCGCTGGACCGGACGCGAGGATGACCTGGCCGGCGATCGGGAGGCGGGCGCGGAGCTGGCCGCCGCGATCGCCGCCGACGATCAGCGCGTCGCCCCGGTCGATGCGGGTCAGGGCGTGGGCATGCTCACCGAAAGCCGCCCGGCGGCAGCGGTCCTCGACGAGCTGTGCAGCGGGGCGCAGCGCCTGCTGGCGCGCTGGAGCTGA
- a CDS encoding cupin domain-containing protein, which produces MESTSLNVLADEKLAEATQHHSGRAAHTVYGGSVHHLRQTLVALQAGQSLAEHDSPGESTLQVLRGRVRLTAGDDSWEGAAGDLVTLPRTRHALESLEDSVVLLTVAKSASH; this is translated from the coding sequence ATGGAATCGACCTCGCTGAATGTGCTGGCCGACGAGAAGCTCGCCGAGGCCACCCAGCATCACAGCGGTCGCGCGGCCCACACCGTCTACGGCGGTTCGGTGCATCACCTGCGCCAGACCCTGGTCGCACTGCAGGCCGGCCAGTCGCTGGCCGAGCACGACAGCCCGGGGGAGTCGACCCTGCAGGTGCTGCGCGGCCGGGTGCGGCTGACGGCCGGCGACGACAGCTGGGAGGGGGCGGCCGGTGACCTCGTCACGCTGCCGCGCACCCGCCACGCGCTGGAGTCGCTGGAAGACTCCGTGGTGCTGCTGACCGTCGCCAAGAGCGCCTCGCACTGA
- a CDS encoding helix-turn-helix transcriptional regulator, producing the protein MSDIAKPPVPPGGRRLDVLRLVQAADEPLSIAQIADELGVHPNTVRFHLDTLVEEGRVEHTEPDHKGRGRPALMFRAIRQMDRGGTRRFRLLAEILTIGLAADADPSGKALAAGRAWGHRLRPLHQPSGPVDAEESTDHLLEMLDELGFEPERLEPDATGDEQLGLRHCPFLELAETSTQVVCPIHLGLMQGALEAWDSPITVDRLDPFAKPDLCVAHLKSPALNGVPVDPLPPTAVRAEETAG; encoded by the coding sequence GTGAGCGACATCGCCAAGCCGCCTGTACCACCTGGAGGACGTCGCCTCGACGTTCTGCGGCTGGTACAGGCCGCCGACGAACCGCTGAGCATCGCCCAGATCGCCGACGAGCTGGGGGTGCACCCCAACACGGTGCGTTTTCACCTGGACACCCTGGTTGAAGAAGGCCGCGTCGAGCACACCGAACCCGATCACAAGGGACGCGGACGGCCGGCGCTGATGTTTCGGGCCATCCGGCAGATGGACCGGGGAGGAACCCGCCGGTTTCGGCTGCTCGCCGAGATCCTCACCATTGGGCTGGCCGCAGACGCCGATCCCAGCGGCAAAGCACTGGCTGCGGGCCGGGCGTGGGGGCATCGGCTACGGCCGCTGCACCAACCGTCGGGGCCCGTCGACGCCGAGGAATCCACCGACCATCTGCTCGAGATGCTCGATGAGCTGGGCTTCGAACCCGAACGCCTGGAACCCGATGCCACCGGGGACGAACAGCTCGGGTTGCGGCACTGCCCGTTCCTGGAACTCGCCGAAACCTCCACCCAAGTGGTCTGCCCCATCCATCTGGGACTGATGCAGGGAGCCCTGGAGGCATGGGACTCCCCGATAACCGTCGACCGACTTGATCCGTTCGCCAAGCCGGACCTGTGCGTGGCGCACTTGAAGTCGCCGGCCCTGAACGGAGTCCCGGTCGACCCCTTGCCCCCCACCGCGGTGCGTGCGGAAGAGACCGCCGGGTGA
- the fdxA gene encoding ferredoxin has translation MAYVIGKPCVDVMDRACVEECPVDCIYEGGRALYIHPDECVDCGACEPVCPVEAIYYEDDLPDELQPHLADNAEFFTEALPGRDEALGSPGGAAKIGPLGIDTPLVASYPPQGE, from the coding sequence ATGGCATATGTGATCGGGAAGCCGTGCGTTGACGTGATGGACCGGGCCTGCGTGGAGGAGTGCCCGGTTGACTGCATCTACGAAGGCGGTCGAGCCCTTTACATCCACCCGGATGAGTGTGTGGACTGCGGAGCCTGCGAGCCGGTGTGCCCGGTCGAGGCCATCTACTACGAAGATGACCTCCCGGACGAGCTCCAACCGCACCTGGCCGACAACGCGGAGTTCTTCACCGAGGCACTGCCCGGGCGCGATGAGGCGCTCGGCTCACCCGGCGGCGCCGCCAAGATCGGCCCGCTGGGCATCGACACCCCGCTGGTGGCCAGTTACCCACCCCAGGGGGAGTGA
- a CDS encoding enoyl-CoA hydratase/isomerase family protein, which produces MTDTPRYRAAADFPSLRFEPGDNGVLELVLDAPGLNSVGPQMHRDLADVWPVIDRDDDVRAVLVRGEGKAFSAGGSFELIEKIVGDHAGRMQVLREARDLVLNMVNFSKPVISAINGPAVGAGLVVALLSDISVAGRTARLIDGHTKLGVAAGDHAAICWPLLVGMAKAKYYLLTCETLHGEEAERIGLVSKCVDDDEVLATATRIADDLAHGAQDAIRFTKHSLNYWYRQFAPAFETALGLEFLGFSGPDVHEGLAAIREKRKPQFG; this is translated from the coding sequence ATGACTGACACCCCCCGCTACCGTGCCGCCGCCGACTTCCCGAGCCTTCGGTTCGAACCCGGCGACAACGGCGTGCTGGAGCTGGTGCTCGACGCGCCGGGACTGAACTCGGTGGGTCCGCAGATGCACCGCGACCTTGCCGACGTGTGGCCGGTGATCGACCGCGATGACGATGTGCGGGCGGTGCTGGTGCGCGGTGAGGGCAAGGCATTCTCCGCCGGCGGCAGCTTCGAGCTGATCGAGAAGATCGTCGGTGATCACGCCGGACGGATGCAGGTGCTGCGGGAGGCCCGCGATCTGGTGCTGAACATGGTCAACTTCTCCAAGCCGGTGATCTCGGCGATCAATGGGCCGGCCGTCGGCGCAGGCCTGGTGGTGGCGCTGCTCTCGGACATCTCGGTGGCCGGGCGCACCGCTCGGTTGATCGACGGCCACACCAAGCTCGGGGTTGCCGCCGGGGATCACGCGGCGATCTGCTGGCCGCTGCTGGTGGGCATGGCCAAGGCCAAGTACTACCTGCTGACCTGCGAGACGCTGCACGGCGAGGAGGCCGAGCGGATCGGTCTGGTCTCCAAGTGCGTCGATGACGACGAGGTGCTGGCCACCGCGACGCGCATCGCCGATGACCTGGCGCATGGCGCCCAAGACGCGATCCGCTTCACCAAGCACAGCCTCAACTATTGGTATCGGCAGTTCGCGCCGGCCTTCGAGACCGCGTTGGGGCTGGAGTTTCTCGGGTTCTCCGGGCCCGACGTGCACGAGGGCCTGGCCGCGATCCGAGAGAAGCGCAAGCCGCAGTTCGGCTGA
- a CDS encoding acyl-CoA synthetase — protein sequence MEFNLAQVFSAVAAAIGDRDCIVFGDRRFSYQQIEDRSRRLARALHERGLGVRRERSELAPDESGQSHLALYLANGNEYLEGMLGAYNARVAPFNVNYRYVADELVYLLTNASAEAIMYHARYAPTLAEALRQAGDRLPKMLLIHVDDDSGNAPLPGAVRYEELLVATSAEPLGLALSPDDLYLLYTGGTTGMPKGVLWRQHDIFVGAMGGREFGTGAVPTTLEEIVERARMAAAAGSMTVAPLMHGAAQWAAFITLLGGRPFVMSATTDRFDPVETWELAAKERVVSLSIVGDAFARPLADALEAGGATLADALSGLFVLASGGAPLTVPIKQRILDSLPQLSILDAGGSSETGAQMGQTTSRAQASTGRFTPNPGAVVVSADMTRILQPGDDEIGWLAQQGNVPLGYLGDPEKSARTFPVIEGIRHSVPGDRARWDIDGGIELLGRDSVTINSGGEKIFAEEVEAAIAHHPAVYDVVVVGRPSERWGSEVVAVVQLAQGADAGAEDIVTEAANYIARYKLPKDVVFCAQVQRSPSGKADYRWAKEQALGAQRV from the coding sequence GTGGAATTCAACCTCGCCCAAGTGTTCTCGGCAGTGGCGGCGGCCATCGGCGACCGGGACTGCATCGTCTTCGGCGACCGGCGATTCAGCTATCAGCAGATTGAGGACCGGTCCCGCCGGCTGGCGCGGGCGCTGCACGAGCGCGGCCTGGGCGTGCGCCGTGAGCGTTCCGAGTTGGCCCCCGATGAGTCGGGCCAGAGCCACCTCGCGCTGTACTTGGCCAACGGCAACGAGTACCTGGAGGGCATGCTCGGCGCCTACAACGCCCGGGTCGCACCGTTCAACGTCAACTACCGCTACGTCGCCGACGAACTGGTCTACCTGCTGACCAACGCCTCCGCCGAGGCGATCATGTACCACGCCCGGTATGCCCCCACGTTGGCCGAAGCGCTGCGGCAGGCCGGTGACCGGCTGCCCAAGATGCTGCTGATCCACGTCGATGACGACTCCGGCAATGCGCCGCTGCCCGGTGCGGTCCGCTACGAGGAGTTGCTGGTCGCCACCTCCGCCGAACCGTTGGGCCTGGCGCTGTCCCCGGATGATCTGTACCTGCTCTACACCGGCGGCACCACCGGCATGCCCAAGGGCGTGTTGTGGCGCCAGCACGACATCTTCGTTGGCGCCATGGGCGGCCGTGAGTTCGGCACCGGCGCCGTGCCCACCACGTTGGAGGAGATCGTCGAACGCGCCCGAATGGCGGCGGCCGCCGGCTCGATGACGGTGGCGCCGTTGATGCACGGCGCAGCCCAGTGGGCCGCCTTCATCACGTTGCTGGGCGGGCGGCCGTTCGTGATGTCGGCGACCACCGACCGCTTCGACCCAGTCGAGACCTGGGAACTGGCGGCCAAAGAGCGGGTCGTATCGCTTTCGATCGTCGGCGACGCCTTCGCACGCCCGCTGGCCGACGCACTGGAGGCCGGCGGCGCCACGCTGGCAGATGCGCTGTCGGGACTGTTCGTACTGGCCAGCGGCGGTGCGCCGCTCACCGTGCCGATCAAACAACGGATCTTGGATTCGCTCCCGCAGCTGTCGATCCTCGATGCCGGCGGCTCCTCGGAGACCGGCGCGCAGATGGGACAGACCACCAGTCGGGCTCAGGCCTCCACCGGCCGCTTCACCCCGAACCCCGGCGCGGTCGTGGTCAGTGCGGACATGACCCGCATTCTGCAGCCCGGCGACGACGAGATCGGTTGGCTGGCGCAGCAGGGAAATGTGCCGCTGGGCTACCTCGGCGACCCGGAGAAATCCGCGCGGACCTTCCCGGTCATCGAGGGCATCCGCCATTCGGTCCCCGGTGACCGGGCTCGTTGGGACATCGACGGTGGCATCGAGCTGCTGGGCCGAGACTCGGTGACGATCAACTCCGGCGGCGAGAAGATCTTCGCCGAGGAGGTCGAAGCCGCGATCGCTCATCATCCCGCCGTCTACGACGTTGTGGTGGTGGGCCGGCCCAGCGAGCGATGGGGCAGCGAGGTTGTCGCGGTGGTCCAGTTGGCGCAGGGCGCCGACGCCGGGGCTGAGGACATCGTCACCGAGGCCGCGAACTACATCGCGCGCTACAAGCTGCCCAAAGACGTGGTGTTCTGCGCCCAGGTGCAGCGCTCACCGTCGGGCAAGGCCGACTACCGCTGGGCCAAAGAACAGGCGCTCGGCGCGCAACGGGTCTGA
- a CDS encoding DedA family protein yields the protein MSVDVLLYSIPPVLVYLLVGAVIGIESLGVPLPGELMLVGAALLSSRHELAVDPVGVAVAAVIGAVIGDSIGYSIGRRFGMPLFDRLGRRFPNHFGPGHVAFAERSFGRWGASAVFFGRFVALLRILAGPLAGALKMRYPHFLIANVTGAIFWAGGTTALVYYAGVAAEHWLSRFSWVALLIALLAGLIAALALKGRVGAQIAELDAQHRAQPDPVTE from the coding sequence ATGTCGGTGGATGTCCTGCTGTATTCGATCCCGCCCGTTCTGGTCTATCTGCTCGTCGGCGCGGTTATCGGGATAGAGAGCCTGGGCGTTCCGTTGCCGGGTGAGCTGATGCTGGTCGGCGCCGCGCTGTTGTCATCGCGACACGAGTTGGCGGTCGATCCGGTCGGGGTTGCGGTGGCCGCGGTGATCGGCGCGGTGATCGGTGACTCGATCGGCTATTCGATCGGCCGGCGATTCGGTATGCCGCTCTTCGACCGTCTGGGCCGGCGCTTTCCGAATCACTTCGGTCCCGGCCACGTCGCCTTCGCCGAACGGTCCTTCGGCCGTTGGGGCGCCAGCGCGGTGTTCTTCGGCCGATTCGTGGCGCTGCTGCGCATCCTGGCCGGCCCGCTGGCCGGGGCCCTGAAGATGCGTTATCCACACTTCCTGATCGCCAACGTGACCGGCGCGATTTTCTGGGCCGGTGGGACCACTGCCCTGGTGTATTACGCCGGCGTCGCGGCCGAACACTGGCTGTCCCGGTTCTCCTGGGTGGCGCTGCTGATCGCCCTGCTCGCCGGGCTGATCGCGGCCCTCGCGCTGAAGGGCCGCGTCGGCGCCCAGATCGCGGAACTGGACGCCCAACATCGGGCCCAGCCGGACCCCGTCACCGAATAG
- a CDS encoding esterase, with amino-acid sequence MRSFSVAVVTTVAATFGGVAVAAAAPKDYCAELHGGNTGSTCEIQVSDPGYVVDISMPLNYPDQKAVAEYIAATRDAFLNSAKSGASHSTAYELRIKPTEYSSSIPPRGTQAVVFTVNHNLGGAQPQTTYKAFNWDQTYRKAITYSATPDDKEHAPLWQVDDPLKTVAPIVQTELQQQLAPPPAQPGQSTTGTSTTAPPPLPFAQAALYDPANYQNFAVVNDGVIFFFDQGVLLPASAGGLHVLVPRSAIDPMIA; translated from the coding sequence ATGCGCTCTTTCAGCGTGGCCGTGGTCACGACGGTTGCGGCCACGTTCGGTGGCGTGGCCGTGGCTGCAGCGGCCCCGAAGGATTACTGCGCCGAGCTCCACGGGGGCAATACCGGCAGCACGTGTGAGATCCAGGTCTCCGACCCCGGGTATGTCGTCGACATCAGCATGCCGCTGAACTACCCCGACCAGAAGGCGGTCGCCGAGTACATCGCCGCGACCCGCGACGCGTTCTTGAACTCGGCCAAGTCCGGCGCGTCGCACAGCACAGCGTACGAGTTGCGCATCAAGCCAACGGAATACAGCTCGTCGATTCCCCCGCGCGGCACGCAAGCGGTGGTGTTCACGGTGAACCACAATCTCGGCGGAGCGCAGCCACAGACGACGTACAAGGCGTTCAACTGGGACCAGACGTACCGCAAGGCGATCACGTACTCCGCGACGCCGGACGACAAAGAACACGCGCCGTTGTGGCAGGTGGACGATCCGCTAAAGACCGTCGCCCCGATCGTCCAAACTGAATTGCAGCAGCAACTGGCGCCGCCGCCCGCACAACCAGGACAGTCGACCACAGGCACGTCCACCACGGCGCCACCACCGTTACCGTTCGCACAAGCCGCGCTGTACGACCCCGCCAACTATCAGAACTTCGCCGTGGTCAACGACGGGGTGATCTTCTTTTTCGACCAGGGCGTCTTGTTGCCCGCCTCGGCCGGGGGGTTACACGTGCTGGTGCCCCGGTCTGCGATCGACCCGATGATCGCCTAA
- a CDS encoding metal-dependent hydrolase codes for MTRQRRPRSAPSYPKTRRIRFRFDDGFDNSDGYGKYFADDDMVLSHFLAGLSGGFPAGEESFIRSVRRFADRVTDPVLKKQVAGFIGQESTHGQEHRRLNAVLADKGYPIRWQDSDAVHRWRIRAEERTPAKVHLAQTAALEHYTAVLAERILSTDEIQAIPGTPEVWNLLNWHAVEELEHKSVAFDLYRAVGGSEAVRIMAMAVVIAATVPLIALGLIVSLARDPAARRQPRRALRGIAALYRGPFFRGFLRDAAVYLRPGFHPDDVDTVALLDYWRSRLFGADGALNDHLR; via the coding sequence ATGACACGCCAACGGCGACCGCGCTCGGCACCGAGTTACCCGAAGACTCGGCGGATCCGTTTCCGTTTCGACGACGGCTTCGACAACAGCGATGGCTACGGCAAGTATTTCGCCGACGACGACATGGTGCTCAGCCACTTCCTGGCCGGATTGTCCGGCGGATTCCCGGCGGGCGAGGAATCCTTCATTCGCTCGGTGCGACGCTTCGCCGATCGCGTCACCGACCCGGTGCTGAAAAAGCAGGTGGCGGGGTTCATCGGCCAGGAGTCCACCCATGGCCAGGAGCACCGTCGACTCAACGCCGTGCTCGCAGACAAGGGCTATCCGATCCGCTGGCAGGATTCGGATGCCGTGCACCGCTGGAGAATTCGCGCCGAGGAACGGACCCCGGCCAAGGTGCATCTGGCCCAGACCGCGGCACTGGAGCACTACACCGCCGTGCTGGCGGAGCGCATCCTGTCCACCGATGAGATCCAGGCCATTCCGGGAACTCCCGAGGTGTGGAATCTGCTGAATTGGCATGCGGTGGAAGAACTTGAGCACAAGTCGGTGGCCTTTGACCTCTATCGCGCCGTCGGCGGTTCCGAGGCGGTCCGGATCATGGCGATGGCGGTGGTGATCGCCGCCACGGTTCCGCTCATTGCGCTCGGGCTGATCGTCTCACTGGCCCGTGATCCTGCAGCCCGACGGCAACCGCGGCGGGCGTTGCGGGGAATCGCTGCGCTGTACCGCGGGCCTTTCTTCCGCGGATTTCTGCGCGACGCGGCTGTGTACCTACGCCCGGGATTTCACCCTGACGATGTGGATACCGTTGCCTTGCTTGACTATTGGCGCTCGCGCTTGTTCGGAGCCGACGGCGCCCTCAACGACCATCTGCGCTGA